A genome region from Natronosalvus rutilus includes the following:
- a CDS encoding DUF7344 domain-containing protein, which yields MSVQQSRTGSLAESDVFHILGNDRRRAIVQLLADEHGRLDVSDVASEIASTETDGSSVPNNLYKSVYVSLQQTHLPQLEEDGVIEYDSTAKTITPGPNFETVYGYVDGDQSTNRSVLVGHLLVSVFGLVLIAVSGLEAPLVSSIDPVLSSVLVLLAVAASSLYRLLS from the coding sequence ATGTCGGTACAGCAGAGCCGAACGGGATCGCTCGCCGAGAGCGACGTCTTTCACATTCTCGGTAACGATCGACGGCGAGCGATCGTTCAGTTGCTCGCGGACGAACACGGCCGACTCGACGTCTCAGACGTCGCCTCGGAAATCGCCTCGACGGAAACCGACGGGAGTTCCGTTCCGAACAACCTCTACAAGAGCGTCTACGTCTCCTTACAGCAGACCCACCTGCCCCAGCTCGAGGAAGACGGCGTCATCGAGTACGATTCGACGGCGAAGACGATCACGCCAGGGCCGAACTTCGAGACGGTCTACGGCTACGTCGACGGTGACCAGTCGACGAATCGATCCGTGCTGGTCGGCCACCTTCTGGTGAGCGTCTTCGGTCTGGTTCTGATCGCGGTGTCCGGCCTCGAGGCACCCCTCGTCTCGAGTATCGATCCCGTGCTCTCGAGCGTGCTGGTCTTGCTCGCGGTGGCAGCGAGCAGCCTGTATCGGCTGTTAAGTTGA
- a CDS encoding Hsp20/alpha crystallin family protein, translated as MSEEDTDDPKDQNSSESEDRPRAFRLRAGLRSLSTLLGNLVEVSAGDPPPVNSADRTTVEGGGEYRRRQEDQPERTRVKRVRKTTADYLIDTRLDGDEFLVTADVPGASKDDLSVGIDSRTNQLVISREGTVLERVEIPWRSPETTEAWFNNGVLEIRVQRSSTNRRIDSPR; from the coding sequence ATGAGCGAAGAGGACACAGACGACCCGAAAGATCAGAACTCGAGCGAATCCGAAGACCGGCCTCGTGCGTTCCGACTGAGAGCCGGCTTGCGGTCCCTGTCGACCCTGCTCGGCAACCTGGTGGAGGTCTCCGCGGGGGATCCACCCCCGGTGAACTCAGCCGACCGGACGACCGTCGAGGGCGGCGGGGAGTACCGTCGGCGCCAGGAAGACCAACCGGAGCGCACCCGAGTCAAGCGAGTGCGGAAGACGACGGCTGACTACCTGATCGACACCCGCCTCGACGGCGACGAGTTCCTCGTCACCGCCGACGTCCCCGGGGCGAGCAAAGACGACCTCTCGGTCGGGATCGACTCGAGAACGAACCAACTCGTCATTAGTCGCGAGGGGACCGTCCTCGAGCGCGTCGAAATTCCCTGGCGGTCGCCCGAAACGACCGAGGCCTGGTTCAACAACGGCGTTCTCGAGATTCGCGTCCAGCGATCGAGTACAAACCGACGTATCGATTCACCCCGGTGA
- a CDS encoding DUF7344 domain-containing protein, with product MTDGTLTQAELFDVFSNARRRQTVQYLKRHYGACDLAPLVEQVAAWENDTTTDEVTRAQRRRVYISLYQTHLPMLEDHGIVDWDPDAHRIELLPNEETFEPYLDRDLEDQRPWHWYYASVTVVGAVVAVLAGFSVGTLSSGLVPFVALGLCVLVLVLAIAQRASSQSRFKLPFANRRL from the coding sequence ATGACCGATGGCACGCTTACGCAGGCGGAGCTGTTCGACGTGTTCAGCAACGCCAGACGACGACAGACGGTACAGTACCTCAAACGCCATTACGGAGCCTGCGATCTGGCACCGCTGGTCGAACAGGTCGCAGCCTGGGAGAACGACACGACGACCGACGAGGTGACGCGCGCCCAGCGTCGGCGCGTGTACATCTCGCTCTATCAGACCCACCTGCCGATGCTCGAGGACCACGGCATCGTCGACTGGGACCCCGACGCCCATCGCATCGAGTTGCTGCCGAACGAGGAGACGTTCGAGCCGTACCTGGATCGTGACCTCGAGGACCAGCGGCCCTGGCACTGGTACTACGCGTCGGTCACGGTCGTCGGTGCCGTCGTCGCCGTCCTGGCCGGCTTTTCCGTCGGTACCCTGTCGTCGGGGCTCGTTCCGTTCGTCGCACTGGGGCTCTGTGTTCTCGTTTTGGTCCTCGCAATCGCTCAGCGCGCGTCCAGTCAATCTAGGTTCAAACTTCCGTTCGCAAACAGACGACTCTAA
- a CDS encoding acyltransferase: MAVTNATYTAGDRCSIDDGATVGYGVDDAFEPTTLGDDATIRRGSIVYGDVVIGNDFTTGHDVLVREGTTIGHDVLLGTKTIVDGRTDIGSHVSIQSAVYVPTDTTIGDNVFVGPGAVLTNDQYPIRTEVDLEGPTIEDGASIGANATILPGVTIGENAFVGAGALVTEDVPPNTLAIGAPAESRALPAPLEGPNRIA, from the coding sequence GTGGCGGTGACCAACGCGACCTACACGGCGGGCGACCGGTGTTCGATCGACGACGGGGCGACCGTCGGCTACGGGGTCGACGACGCGTTCGAGCCGACCACGCTGGGCGACGACGCGACGATCCGTCGGGGATCGATCGTCTACGGCGACGTCGTCATCGGGAACGACTTCACGACGGGCCACGACGTGCTCGTCCGCGAGGGGACGACGATCGGCCACGACGTCCTGCTCGGCACGAAGACCATCGTCGACGGGCGAACCGACATCGGCTCGCACGTGAGCATCCAGTCGGCCGTCTACGTCCCAACAGACACGACGATCGGCGACAACGTGTTCGTCGGCCCTGGCGCCGTCCTCACGAACGACCAGTATCCCATCCGAACCGAGGTCGACCTCGAGGGACCGACCATTGAGGACGGCGCCTCGATCGGGGCGAACGCGACCATCCTCCCCGGGGTCACGATTGGCGAGAACGCGTTCGTCGGGGCGGGGGCGCTGGTGACCGAGGACGTCCCCCCGAACACGCTCGCGATCGGCGCACCAGCGGAATCGAGAGCCCTCCCGGCACCCCTCGAGGGGCCGAACCGAATCGCATGA
- a CDS encoding DegT/DnrJ/EryC1/StrS family aminotransferase — protein sequence MESPPGTPRGAEPNRMTGDISIADPDLGEGVYDRVHAILESGQLADGPEVRRFESEFARYCGAEHSVATTNGTTALVTALEALGVEAGDAVVTSTFSFVASANAIRLAGATPVFADIDPETYTIDPDAAEAVVREREDVVGILPVHLYGLPAAMGPLCDIADAHDLFVLEDACQAHGAAIDGERVGSLGDAACFSFYPTKNMTTGEGGMITTDSEDVANAAASYVNHGRDVTGTRGYDHVSLGGNHRMTSLAAAIGRAQLERLPDFTEARRANAAYYNDGLANVPVETPTVPDGMTHVYHQYTVAADDRDDLAAWLEERGIGTGVYYPTPIHRQPAYETVSTAAATLPNAERAADRVLSLPVHPNLEPAERERVVEAITDYFDSQ from the coding sequence ATCGAGAGCCCTCCCGGCACCCCTCGAGGGGCCGAACCGAATCGCATGACTGGCGACATCTCCATCGCCGACCCCGACCTGGGTGAGGGGGTCTACGATCGGGTGCACGCGATCCTCGAGAGCGGGCAGCTGGCCGACGGCCCCGAAGTTCGCCGCTTCGAGTCCGAGTTCGCCCGCTACTGCGGCGCCGAGCACAGCGTCGCGACGACGAACGGAACCACGGCACTGGTCACCGCCCTCGAGGCGCTGGGCGTCGAGGCGGGCGACGCGGTCGTCACGTCGACGTTCTCGTTCGTCGCTAGCGCGAACGCGATCAGGCTGGCTGGAGCGACGCCGGTCTTCGCCGACATCGACCCCGAGACGTACACGATCGACCCCGACGCCGCCGAGGCGGTCGTGCGCGAGCGCGAGGACGTCGTGGGCATCCTGCCGGTTCATCTCTACGGTCTGCCCGCAGCGATGGGCCCTCTGTGCGACATCGCCGACGCGCACGACCTGTTCGTCCTCGAGGACGCCTGCCAGGCCCACGGCGCGGCCATCGACGGCGAGCGCGTCGGCAGCCTCGGGGACGCCGCCTGCTTCTCGTTTTACCCGACGAAGAACATGACGACCGGCGAGGGCGGCATGATCACGACCGACAGCGAGGACGTGGCGAACGCCGCCGCGAGCTACGTCAACCACGGGCGGGACGTGACCGGAACGCGCGGCTACGATCACGTCTCCCTCGGCGGAAACCACCGCATGACCAGCCTCGCCGCCGCCATCGGCCGGGCGCAACTCGAGCGTCTGCCGGACTTCACCGAGGCGAGGCGGGCGAACGCGGCGTACTACAACGATGGGCTGGCCAACGTTCCGGTGGAGACGCCGACCGTTCCCGACGGGATGACCCACGTCTACCACCAGTACACCGTCGCGGCGGACGACCGGGACGACCTCGCCGCCTGGCTCGAAGAACGCGGAATCGGGACGGGCGTCTACTACCCGACGCCGATCCACCGCCAACCGGCCTACGAGACGGTGAGTACGGCCGCAGCGACGCTGCCCAACGCCGAACGGGCTGCCGATCGCGTGCTGTCGCTGCCCGTTCACCCGAACCTCGAGCCCGCCGAACGCGAGCGGGTCGTCGAGGCGATCACCGACTACTTTGACTCACAATGA
- a CDS encoding Gfo/Idh/MocA family protein: protein MTRQTTSTETVRAGVIGVGSMGENHVRVYSECRDVDLVGVSDLDEALAETVAARYGTAAVPMDDLLATCDVVTVAVPTHAHYETVSACLEAGVHVLVEKPIAETVEQGRALARKAKEADLVLQVGHVERFNPAVDTLESVIADLDVIAVEAERLGPPIDRTATDGVVLDLMIHDIDVVGSLLESRPEVVSATSTDDGQYATATMTADDVIVSLTASRRTQKKVRRLTVTASECLVEVDYLQQSVLIHRDSYPEYVTDEGTNRHRHESVVERPRVENGEPLKRELESFVDAVRNGDEPVVTGEDGVAALEMVERIDRFVADEDQEVVAR from the coding sequence ATGACTCGACAGACTACTTCGACGGAGACGGTACGGGCCGGCGTCATCGGCGTCGGTTCGATGGGAGAGAACCACGTGCGCGTCTACAGCGAGTGCCGGGATGTCGACCTCGTCGGCGTCAGCGACCTGGACGAGGCGCTCGCGGAGACGGTCGCGGCTCGCTACGGCACCGCCGCCGTGCCGATGGACGACCTGCTCGCGACGTGTGACGTCGTCACCGTCGCAGTGCCGACCCACGCCCACTACGAGACGGTCTCGGCGTGTCTCGAGGCCGGCGTGCACGTGCTGGTCGAGAAGCCGATCGCCGAAACCGTCGAACAAGGCCGTGCCCTCGCACGAAAGGCCAAGGAGGCCGACCTCGTCCTGCAGGTCGGTCACGTCGAGCGCTTCAACCCGGCCGTCGACACCCTCGAGTCGGTCATCGCCGACCTGGACGTGATCGCCGTCGAAGCCGAGCGTCTCGGCCCGCCGATCGACCGCACGGCGACCGACGGCGTCGTCCTCGACCTGATGATCCACGACATCGACGTCGTCGGCTCGCTGCTCGAGTCCCGTCCCGAGGTGGTCTCGGCGACGAGCACCGACGACGGGCAGTACGCGACGGCGACGATGACGGCCGACGACGTGATCGTCTCGCTGACCGCCAGTCGCCGCACCCAGAAGAAGGTGCGACGGCTCACGGTGACCGCCAGCGAGTGCCTCGTCGAGGTCGACTACCTCCAGCAGTCGGTGTTGATCCACCGGGATTCGTACCCCGAGTACGTCACCGACGAGGGGACGAACCGCCACCGCCACGAGAGCGTCGTCGAACGCCCGCGCGTCGAGAACGGCGAACCGCTCAAGCGCGAACTCGAGTCGTTCGTCGACGCCGTGCGAAACGGTGACGAGCCGGTAGTCACTGGCGAAGACGGCGTGGCCGCCCTCGAGATGGTCGAGCGAATCGACCGGTTCGTCGCTGACGAGGATCAGGAGGTGGTCGCTCGATGA
- a CDS encoding nucleotide sugar dehydrogenase produces the protein MSRATTALYGGPDDEPARRRALTNGSVPVAVYGLGKMGLPLAAVFAEGTGAVTGVDIDPAVVESVNGGRSHVGGEPGLDDLVAEQVSRGRLRATTDGAAAASEARVHVIIVPTLITDDDEPDLSTIEAVLEDVASGLEPGDLVIAESTLPPGTCRDVIAPHLAERSGLESGSFGVAFCPERTASGTALRDIRGQYPKVVGGVDEASGRAAALVYDELSANAVHLVSDATTAEAVKVFEGVYRDVNIALANQLAGTADDLGISVREAIETANHIPMCHLHDPGPGVGGHCIPYYPHFLLAQTEAPLSMVELGREVNREMPARTVSMLEAALNDSGTDESERDSHGEEPAGSLEDATVLVFGFTYRPGVEETRASPAIGVVESLRERGAEVWGCDPLVNPADFGARSIDVEDLVSGPTFDAAILVTPQDAFERIPWADLEPMVVLDGRDVLSLSNTDHRVVTLGGARDGRPTVIDGDVPTETDTSTIGRPATFDATGR, from the coding sequence ATGAGTCGGGCAACGACGGCCCTGTATGGCGGGCCGGACGACGAACCCGCAAGGCGACGAGCGCTGACGAACGGGTCGGTACCGGTCGCGGTCTACGGTCTCGGCAAGATGGGACTCCCGCTCGCCGCGGTCTTCGCCGAGGGGACGGGCGCCGTCACCGGCGTGGACATCGATCCCGCGGTCGTCGAGTCGGTGAACGGTGGCCGGAGCCACGTCGGTGGCGAACCCGGTCTCGACGACCTGGTCGCCGAACAGGTCTCGCGGGGTCGACTGCGGGCGACGACCGACGGGGCTGCTGCCGCCAGCGAGGCGCGCGTCCACGTGATCATCGTTCCGACGCTGATCACCGACGACGACGAACCGGACCTCTCGACCATCGAGGCGGTTCTCGAGGACGTCGCCAGCGGCCTCGAGCCAGGCGACCTCGTAATCGCGGAGTCCACGTTGCCGCCGGGCACCTGCCGGGACGTCATCGCCCCTCACCTGGCGGAGCGAAGCGGCCTCGAGTCCGGCTCCTTCGGCGTCGCGTTCTGCCCCGAGCGGACCGCCTCGGGAACGGCCCTGCGGGACATCCGCGGGCAGTACCCGAAGGTCGTCGGCGGCGTCGACGAGGCGAGCGGGCGGGCGGCCGCGCTGGTCTACGACGAACTCTCGGCCAACGCGGTTCACCTGGTCTCGGACGCGACGACGGCGGAAGCCGTCAAGGTGTTCGAGGGGGTCTACCGCGACGTCAACATCGCACTGGCGAACCAGCTCGCGGGCACCGCCGACGACCTCGGGATCTCGGTGCGCGAGGCGATCGAAACGGCCAACCACATTCCGATGTGTCACCTGCACGACCCGGGTCCGGGTGTCGGCGGGCACTGCATCCCCTACTATCCGCACTTCCTGCTCGCCCAGACCGAGGCCCCGCTCTCGATGGTCGAACTGGGCCGCGAGGTCAATCGCGAGATGCCCGCGCGCACGGTGTCGATGCTCGAGGCGGCGCTCAATGATTCGGGTACGGACGAAAGCGAACGCGATAGCCACGGGGAGGAACCCGCCGGCAGCCTCGAGGACGCCACGGTCCTCGTCTTCGGGTTCACCTACCGACCGGGCGTCGAGGAGACCCGGGCTTCCCCCGCGATCGGAGTCGTCGAGTCCCTCCGCGAGCGCGGTGCCGAGGTTTGGGGGTGTGACCCGCTGGTCAACCCGGCCGACTTCGGCGCTCGATCGATCGACGTCGAGGACCTGGTGTCGGGGCCGACGTTCGACGCGGCGATCCTCGTCACGCCCCAGGACGCCTTCGAGCGTATCCCGTGGGCCGACCTCGAGCCGATGGTGGTCCTCGACGGCCGAGACGTGCTCTCGTTGTCGAACACGGACCACCGTGTCGTCACGCTCGGCGGTGCGCGCGACGGTCGGCCGACGGTCATCGACGGCGACGTGCCGACCGAAACCGACACCTCGACGATCGGCCGTCCGGCGACGTTCGACGCAACCGGGCGGTAA
- a CDS encoding alkaline phosphatase family protein → MVAVKTVVFAFEGVTNRHLERFADAMPTVSGLQTRGVSGSLESTVPASPASAWTSLLTGTDPSYHGVFDDVVREHYPNGERRPASAVNVRRPTLWAYLSGEGASTVACGFPMTDPPGPVTGVVVPGRRSTGPTGGPTSGAPVDARLPSGSPGSPWTLRDLEDPAEVPTLLETRRRLACDLLDGEPWELALVHVPVADSDLLGAVDADAGDRALEAACRAADRLVQDVLEVTPEESTVIGCSPLGVERSRGYRVHVNEVLADHDLLERGARDCRWRPGVLESVLRVVSGALGGGFHASRKDADGYRWATSEAFFPSQTSAGIRLNVAGRERYGRVVNSTYEETRSRVLEALVDLADPRGNPALEFACRREHLYEGPFAREAPDILVSTAGTDCTVSAAPAERQFTRLEGVTRTDAGTFFASGPSIRKSPESVCLTAADVAPLVMATLGRPIPNLMTGRDPSALTTAPVGYGTYANVAHGTACDDPTFDDARLGERLEEFDYR, encoded by the coding sequence GTGGTCGCTGTGAAGACCGTCGTCTTCGCGTTCGAGGGCGTGACGAATCGACACCTCGAGCGCTTCGCCGACGCGATGCCGACCGTTTCCGGTCTCCAAACCCGCGGCGTTTCGGGGTCGCTCGAGTCGACCGTCCCGGCCAGTCCGGCGAGCGCCTGGACGTCGCTGCTGACGGGGACCGACCCGAGTTACCACGGCGTCTTCGACGACGTCGTTCGCGAACATTATCCCAACGGCGAGCGCCGGCCAGCCTCCGCGGTCAATGTCCGTCGGCCGACCCTCTGGGCATACCTCTCAGGCGAAGGGGCCTCCACGGTGGCCTGCGGGTTCCCGATGACCGACCCACCGGGGCCGGTGACCGGCGTCGTGGTTCCTGGACGACGCTCCACAGGGCCGACCGGCGGCCCTACATCGGGTGCCCCCGTGGACGCGAGACTCCCGTCCGGTTCACCCGGTTCGCCGTGGACGCTCCGGGACCTCGAGGACCCAGCCGAGGTGCCGACGCTCCTCGAAACGAGACGTCGCCTCGCCTGCGACCTGCTCGACGGCGAGCCCTGGGAACTGGCACTCGTCCACGTTCCGGTCGCCGATTCGGACCTCCTCGGGGCCGTCGACGCGGACGCAGGCGACCGCGCCCTCGAGGCCGCGTGCCGGGCCGCAGATCGACTCGTTCAGGACGTCCTCGAGGTCACTCCCGAAGAATCGACTGTCATCGGGTGTTCGCCGCTCGGCGTCGAGCGCTCGCGAGGGTATCGCGTCCACGTCAACGAGGTGCTCGCCGATCACGACCTGCTCGAGCGGGGAGCGCGAGACTGCCGGTGGCGACCCGGTGTCCTTGAATCGGTGCTCAGAGTCGTTTCTGGGGCGCTCGGTGGCGGTTTTCACGCGAGCAGGAAGGACGCCGATGGGTACCGGTGGGCGACCTCGGAGGCGTTCTTCCCGAGCCAGACCAGTGCGGGCATCCGTCTCAACGTCGCCGGCCGGGAGCGCTACGGTCGGGTCGTCAACTCGACGTACGAGGAGACCCGCTCGCGGGTGCTCGAGGCGCTGGTCGACCTCGCGGATCCGCGGGGGAACCCCGCCCTCGAGTTCGCCTGTCGACGCGAGCACCTCTACGAGGGACCGTTCGCCCGCGAGGCGCCCGACATCCTCGTCTCAACGGCGGGGACGGACTGCACGGTGTCGGCCGCTCCCGCGGAGCGACAGTTCACGCGGCTCGAGGGCGTGACGCGAACAGACGCCGGGACGTTCTTCGCGTCAGGGCCGTCGATCCGGAAGTCCCCGGAATCGGTTTGTCTCACCGCCGCGGACGTCGCGCCGCTGGTGATGGCGACGCTGGGCCGTCCGATTCCCAATCTGATGACCGGACGCGATCCATCGGCGCTGACGACCGCTCCCGTCGGCTACGGCACGTACGCGAACGTCGCTCATGGCACGGCCTGCGACGACCCCACGTTCGACGACGCGCGCCTGGGGGAGCGCCTCGAGGAATTCGATTATCGCTAG
- a CDS encoding Lrp/AsnC family transcriptional regulator, with protein sequence MDIRLDDVNRRIIHALMEDARSISAPMIADEVGVSAATIRNRIGQLEEAGVIEGYHANVDFERGDGRLRNLYLCNAPVDDRERMAHQVRLIPGVINVRELMTGRRNLHVLAVGTDTNDLRRIAREIASLGIDIEDEDLLQAEHYQAYRPFGPDDRTPQPLSDYISLTGGAEVVEVTVAESAPIAGLSLERAAREGVLADDVLVIAIERDDAVLTPRGDTEIEPDDLLTLLSREGVTEDALEAFEAGGR encoded by the coding sequence ATGGACATCCGTCTGGACGACGTCAACAGGCGCATCATCCACGCCCTCATGGAGGACGCGCGGTCCATCTCGGCGCCGATGATCGCCGACGAGGTGGGCGTTTCGGCGGCGACGATCCGCAACCGAATCGGGCAACTCGAGGAGGCGGGCGTGATCGAGGGCTATCACGCCAACGTCGACTTCGAGCGTGGCGACGGGCGGTTACGTAATCTCTACCTCTGTAACGCCCCGGTCGACGACCGCGAGCGCATGGCCCACCAGGTGCGACTGATTCCTGGCGTGATCAACGTCCGCGAGCTCATGACCGGCCGGCGAAACCTCCACGTGCTCGCCGTCGGCACGGACACGAACGACCTGCGCCGAATCGCCCGCGAGATCGCCTCCCTCGGGATCGACATCGAGGACGAGGACTTGCTCCAGGCCGAACACTACCAGGCCTATCGCCCCTTCGGCCCCGACGACCGGACGCCACAGCCGCTCTCCGATTACATCAGCCTGACCGGCGGCGCCGAGGTCGTCGAGGTGACCGTCGCCGAATCGGCCCCCATCGCGGGACTCTCGCTCGAGCGCGCCGCCAGGGAGGGCGTCCTCGCAGACGACGTGCTCGTGATCGCCATCGAACGCGACGACGCCGTGTTGACTCCTCGGGGCGATACCGAGATTGAACCCGACGATCTCCTGACGCTGCTCTCTCGGGAAGGCGTGACCGAGGACGCGCTCGAGGCGTTCGAGGCGGGCGGCCGGTAG
- a CDS encoding zinc ribbon domain-containing protein, whose amino-acid sequence MSLSDIFTGLLPGTDAEPESPDAPRGANVDGPTTVVYECRNCGTTVDPKTSRCPHCDHDEIVEYPID is encoded by the coding sequence ATGTCACTCTCCGATATATTCACTGGACTTCTGCCGGGGACAGACGCCGAGCCGGAGTCACCTGACGCGCCACGGGGCGCCAACGTGGACGGGCCGACGACGGTCGTCTACGAGTGTCGTAACTGCGGAACGACAGTCGACCCGAAGACGAGTCGGTGTCCCCACTGTGATCACGACGAGATCGTCGAGTACCCCATCGACTGA
- a CDS encoding glycosyltransferase, which translates to MDVLTLTNAADAPFLNQQQAALERRGVRFETLSVAGDAIGENARGPLEYLRFFRTVRHELRRGSYDLIHAHYGLTAPMALAQRRVPVVCSLWGSDVHGPVAPVSRTCAPFCDAVIVMSEAMADALGRACRVIPDGVDLETFRPGSQAAARDRVGWPTDEHAVLFPYAPDRSVKNYPRAKRIVDRVDSRLERPVSLRTISGVDHDEMPHYMNAADALLLTSHSEGSPNAVKEAMACDLPIVSVDVGDVRERLEGVSPSCVADADDVLVDELASILESGARSNGRRAAREVSLERTTDAVLEVYESVTGLERVDQRRTRVTRS; encoded by the coding sequence ATGGACGTACTCACGCTGACGAACGCCGCCGACGCGCCGTTTTTGAACCAGCAACAGGCTGCCCTCGAGCGCCGTGGCGTTCGATTCGAGACGCTGTCGGTCGCCGGGGACGCGATCGGCGAGAACGCTCGAGGGCCGCTCGAGTACCTCCGCTTCTTTCGGACAGTACGCCACGAACTCCGACGGGGAAGTTACGACCTGATCCACGCCCACTACGGGCTCACGGCCCCGATGGCGCTCGCCCAGCGACGGGTGCCGGTCGTCTGCTCGCTCTGGGGATCGGACGTCCACGGCCCCGTCGCTCCCGTGAGTCGGACCTGTGCACCCTTCTGTGACGCCGTGATCGTCATGTCCGAGGCGATGGCCGACGCGCTCGGTCGAGCGTGTCGCGTGATCCCCGACGGCGTCGACCTCGAGACCTTCCGGCCGGGGTCGCAGGCGGCCGCCCGTGATCGCGTCGGCTGGCCCACCGACGAGCACGCGGTTCTGTTCCCCTACGCGCCCGACCGGTCGGTGAAGAACTACCCGCGGGCGAAACGGATCGTCGACCGCGTCGACAGTCGACTCGAGCGCCCCGTCTCCCTGCGGACGATTTCGGGCGTCGACCACGACGAGATGCCCCACTACATGAACGCCGCCGACGCCCTCCTGCTAACCTCTCACAGCGAGGGCTCGCCTAACGCTGTCAAGGAGGCGATGGCCTGCGACCTCCCGATAGTCTCCGTCGACGTCGGTGACGTCCGTGAGCGCCTCGAGGGCGTCTCCCCGTCGTGCGTGGCCGATGCGGACGACGTCCTGGTCGACGAACTGGCGTCGATCCTCGAGTCGGGCGCCCGGTCGAACGGCCGCAGGGCCGCCCGCGAAGTGAGCCTGGAGCGGACGACCGACGCCGTCCTCGAGGTCTACGAGTCAGTGACGGGGCTCGAGCGAGTAGATCAGCGGCGAACGCGAGTGACGCGGTCCTGA
- a CDS encoding polysaccharide deacetylase family protein: MGSVVVSVDAELGWGFLDLHPPPADRIERCRRGWHALYEAFEAYDVPATWAVVGHLMLEDCDGRHVDHPAPAGWFERERTDWADRPDLRFGPDLVRSVLESSVDHEFASHSFSHVLFGAPSTDRELARAEFERALELADEWGLECSSFVYPRNDVGHRAALAEAGFTAYRGRTSTPEGFRAVLETGLGGRSVLVEPTIDEHGLVNVPASLFCFGFEGVARTVAESVWTDPMVVTARRAIDQAVAADDDRLCHLWLHPNNLTTDRDDERMRAILAYIDRQRRETDLTVETMGEVAARIGESAGDVDESENVDGLETSITQTVSGDD, encoded by the coding sequence GTGGGTAGCGTCGTCGTCTCGGTCGATGCTGAACTCGGCTGGGGATTTCTCGACCTCCACCCACCGCCGGCCGACCGCATCGAGCGCTGCCGACGCGGCTGGCACGCCCTCTATGAGGCCTTCGAGGCCTACGACGTCCCCGCCACGTGGGCCGTCGTCGGCCACCTCATGCTCGAAGACTGCGACGGCCGTCACGTCGACCACCCCGCCCCAGCGGGCTGGTTCGAGCGCGAGCGGACCGACTGGGCGGACCGCCCCGACCTCCGGTTCGGTCCCGACCTGGTCCGGTCCGTGCTCGAGTCGTCGGTCGACCACGAGTTCGCGAGCCACTCGTTCTCTCACGTCCTCTTCGGCGCACCGAGCACCGACCGGGAACTGGCCCGCGCCGAGTTCGAGCGGGCGCTCGAGCTGGCCGATGAGTGGGGCCTCGAGTGCTCGTCGTTCGTCTACCCGCGAAACGACGTCGGCCACCGGGCGGCGCTCGCCGAGGCGGGCTTCACCGCCTATCGAGGCCGAACGTCGACGCCGGAGGGATTCCGGGCGGTCCTCGAGACCGGCCTGGGCGGGCGCTCGGTGCTGGTCGAACCGACGATCGACGAGCACGGCCTGGTGAACGTGCCGGCCTCGCTGTTTTGCTTCGGATTCGAGGGCGTCGCCAGGACGGTCGCCGAGTCCGTCTGGACCGATCCGATGGTCGTGACGGCCCGCCGAGCAATCGACCAGGCCGTCGCGGCCGACGACGACCGGCTCTGTCACCTTTGGCTCCACCCGAACAACCTCACGACCGACCGCGACGACGAGCGGATGCGGGCGATCCTCGCCTATATCGACCGGCAGCGTCGAGAAACCGACCTCACCGTGGAAACGATGGGCGAGGTCGCTGCTCGAATCGGTGAGTCGGCCGGAGACGTCGACGAAAGCGAGAACGTGGACGGACTCGAGACGAGCATCACGCAAACCGTCAGTGGCGACGACTAA